A stretch of Faecalibacterium duncaniae DNA encodes these proteins:
- a CDS encoding DNA topoisomerase 3, producing the protein MKLVLAEKPSVAMSLSKVIGADQRGDGYMEGNGYLVSWCVGHLVELSQPEAYDEKYAKWKYDDLPILPEHWQYQVSASTKKQFGILKKLMQRKDVESLICATDAGREGELIFRLVYHQCGCKKPVERLWISSMEDSAIREGFQKLRPGTEYDALYEAALCRERADWIVGINATRLFSCLYGQTLNVGRVMTPTLAMVVMRDAAIRAFKPEPFYSAELKFRDFQAGGERMKEKAEAEKLVAECCQAGSAIITKVEQKEKSEKPPALFDLTSLQREANRQLGFTAQQTLDYTQALYEKKLVTYPRTDSRYLTDDMAPLVPELVSVIQQSFQIQPDAPAPVNTAQVINTKKVTDHHAIIPTKTAAGYDISSLPSGEQAILTMLTVRLICAVGTPCRYAETIVEAECAGQKFRTKGKTVTDMGWRQYAGKAVEDAEKNAEAGELPILSEGMTLELAGVDLKEGKTSPPKRFTEDLLLSAMESASSDEFPAGVERKGIGTPATRAAIIEKLVQKGFIERRGDKKTKYLCSTDKGNALVTVVPEQIQSPSMTADWEEKLLKIEHGEYDSDAFMGEISSMVSGLVKTYEAVKGADVLMQPECKVIGSCPACGSDVCETAKGWFCRDKSCKFALWKENRFFQTLGKQMTEELAKQLVNRGKARLTHCYSRKSNRYYDTTVHVETGEDGAAAFKLEFGGKK; encoded by the coding sequence ATGAAGCTTGTATTAGCGGAAAAGCCCTCGGTTGCCATGAGTCTCTCGAAAGTGATCGGGGCAGATCAGCGCGGGGACGGTTATATGGAGGGCAATGGCTACCTTGTCAGTTGGTGTGTGGGGCATCTGGTGGAACTTTCCCAGCCGGAAGCCTATGATGAAAAGTATGCAAAGTGGAAGTATGATGATCTTCCGATTTTGCCGGAACATTGGCAGTATCAGGTGTCCGCCAGCACGAAAAAGCAGTTCGGAATCCTGAAAAAGCTCATGCAGCGGAAAGATGTGGAGAGTCTGATCTGTGCAACCGATGCAGGGCGTGAGGGCGAACTGATTTTCCGACTGGTTTACCATCAGTGCGGCTGCAAAAAGCCGGTGGAACGGCTTTGGATTTCATCAATGGAGGACAGTGCTATCCGGGAAGGCTTTCAGAAGCTCAGACCGGGAACAGAATATGATGCCTTATATGAGGCGGCTTTATGCCGGGAGCGAGCCGACTGGATTGTCGGAATCAACGCCACCCGGCTTTTTTCATGTCTGTATGGGCAGACCCTGAATGTGGGGCGCGTGATGACACCAACGCTTGCGATGGTGGTTATGCGAGATGCAGCAATCCGGGCGTTCAAGCCGGAGCCGTTCTACTCGGCAGAATTAAAATTTCGGGATTTTCAAGCGGGCGGTGAGCGAATGAAAGAAAAAGCAGAAGCAGAAAAACTGGTGGCAGAGTGTTGCCAGGCAGGAAGTGCCATCATTACCAAGGTAGAGCAGAAAGAAAAATCAGAGAAGCCCCCGGCCTTGTTTGATCTGACATCGCTTCAGAGAGAAGCAAACCGGCAGCTGGGATTCACTGCCCAGCAGACCTTGGATTACACGCAGGCTCTGTACGAGAAGAAACTCGTGACCTATCCCCGTACCGACAGCCGGTATCTGACGGATGATATGGCACCGCTTGTGCCGGAACTTGTTTCCGTGATTCAGCAGAGCTTTCAGATTCAGCCGGATGCACCGGCACCGGTGAATACAGCACAGGTCATCAATACCAAGAAAGTTACCGATCACCATGCTATTATCCCTACAAAAACAGCGGCGGGTTATGACATTTCCTCTCTTCCCAGTGGAGAACAGGCGATTCTTACCATGCTGACGGTGCGGCTGATTTGCGCGGTAGGCACTCCCTGCCGCTATGCAGAGACCATAGTAGAAGCCGAGTGCGCCGGTCAGAAGTTCCGCACGAAAGGCAAAACAGTCACGGATATGGGCTGGAGGCAATATGCAGGAAAGGCAGTTGAAGATGCTGAGAAGAATGCAGAGGCAGGTGAACTTCCGATACTTTCGGAAGGCATGACACTGGAACTTGCCGGTGTCGATCTGAAAGAGGGCAAGACCAGCCCGCCTAAGAGATTTACCGAAGATCTTCTGCTTTCAGCGATGGAGAGTGCCAGCTCGGATGAATTTCCGGCTGGTGTAGAGCGAAAAGGCATCGGCACACCAGCTACACGCGCTGCCATCATCGAAAAACTGGTGCAGAAAGGCTTTATCGAGCGTAGGGGTGATAAGAAAACGAAATACCTTTGCTCTACGGACAAGGGAAATGCGCTGGTGACGGTGGTGCCGGAACAGATTCAGTCTCCATCCATGACGGCAGACTGGGAGGAAAAACTGCTGAAAATAGAACACGGCGAGTATGACAGCGATGCCTTTATGGGCGAAATCAGCAGCATGGTCAGCGGACTTGTTAAAACCTACGAGGCTGTAAAAGGAGCCGATGTGCTGATGCAGCCGGAATGCAAAGTCATTGGTTCCTGTCCCGCCTGCGGCAGTGATGTCTGCGAAACGGCAAAAGGATGGTTTTGCAGGGATAAGAGCTGTAAATTTGCGCTCTGGAAGGAAAACAGGTTTTTTCAGACACTGGGAAAGCAGATGACAGAGGAACTGGCAAAGCAACTGGTAAATCGTGGAAAAGCACGGCTTACCCATTGCTATTCCAGGAAGTCCAATCGTTACTATGACACAACCGTTCATGTAGAGACCGGCGAGGACGGTGCAGCAGCATTTAAGCTGGAGTTTGGAGGTAAAAAATGA
- a CDS encoding LPD16 domain-containing protein, with amino-acid sequence MSMKMMNAAYLVDNVALLSLQEKQDGVEFHCFDMDSKVQIAEGHIGWDVLDKQPFSTLEESARVAALKEIPQLDGLTVAPVAPEMLEQMRGGRKVLWQMKKADPELENAKNIRFITSSYEDRFKIPDGSAVEIEYPNRKFSARCEYMDEYHLRLGYDVLHICQLAEMLERGGGTCRPEPLITEERSAWDLGSKGFLAIQTCEDGYDYTLYHKDFTEIDGGQIDNPEISMNAARDQILSDYGFGGRTMTRIDYDELCDRAEEAEISRRESVLGKLSDLSSRTDTPVKAAKAKEAER; translated from the coding sequence ATGAGCATGAAAATGATGAATGCAGCTTATCTGGTGGATAATGTCGCTCTGCTTTCCTTGCAGGAAAAGCAGGACGGCGTGGAATTCCATTGTTTTGATATGGACAGCAAGGTGCAGATTGCCGAGGGACACATTGGCTGGGATGTGTTGGATAAACAGCCGTTTTCTACGCTGGAAGAAAGCGCGAGGGTGGCAGCACTCAAGGAGATTCCCCAGCTGGACGGTCTTACCGTTGCGCCGGTAGCCCCGGAGATGCTGGAGCAGATGCGCGGCGGCAGAAAGGTTCTTTGGCAGATGAAAAAGGCTGATCCTGAACTGGAGAATGCTAAAAATATCCGGTTTATCACCAGCAGCTACGAGGATCGTTTCAAAATTCCGGATGGCAGTGCAGTGGAGATCGAGTATCCGAACCGGAAGTTCTCAGCTCGCTGCGAATATATGGACGAATATCATTTGCGCCTGGGGTATGATGTTTTGCACATCTGTCAGCTGGCAGAAATGCTGGAACGCGGCGGTGGTACATGCCGCCCGGAGCCGCTGATTACGGAAGAACGCAGTGCATGGGATTTGGGAAGCAAGGGCTTTCTTGCCATTCAGACCTGTGAGGACGGTTACGACTATACCTTATATCATAAGGACTTTACGGAAATTGACGGTGGACAGATCGACAACCCGGAAATCAGCATGAATGCAGCCAGAGACCAGATTCTTTCGGATTATGGGTTCGGTGGCCGCACCATGACGCGGATTGACTATGATGAACTTTGTGATCGTGCAGAGGAAGCGGAAATCAGCAGACGGGAATCTGTGCTGGGTAAACTCTCGGATTTGTCTTCCAGAACGGATACGCCGGTGAAAGCTGCCAAGGCGAAGGAGGCAGAGCGATGA
- a CDS encoding YodL domain-containing protein, whose amino-acid sequence MARIEKWDEVHGTQAPDERMMAFLDSTTDQYAILQLRRSEDTVYERFSSMRELERMGLEPDIDHYEVVYTAPLLPYKDQNTMLEELYAKFNVSRPDDFTGHSLSVSDIVALRQNGVVSCHYVDSIGFQELPGFLKPEKYLKAAEMAMEDDYGMIDGVINNGKKEEPVEKASVLDQLKEKQEAVPPAPPRRCCEEKEL is encoded by the coding sequence ATGGCAAGAATTGAAAAATGGGATGAAGTGCATGGAACGCAGGCACCGGACGAAAGAATGATGGCATTTCTCGACAGTACTACCGACCAGTATGCGATTTTGCAGCTTCGCCGCAGCGAGGATACGGTATATGAACGCTTTTCGTCTATGCGCGAACTGGAACGGATGGGGCTGGAACCGGATATTGACCATTATGAGGTGGTTTATACGGCTCCGCTTCTTCCCTACAAGGATCAGAATACGATGTTGGAGGAACTGTATGCGAAATTCAATGTTTCCCGCCCTGATGATTTTACTGGTCATAGTCTTTCTGTGTCTGACATCGTGGCTTTACGGCAGAATGGTGTTGTAAGCTGTCACTATGTGGATTCCATCGGCTTCCAGGAACTGCCCGGATTTTTGAAACCGGAGAAATACCTGAAAGCCGCAGAAATGGCGATGGAGGACGATTACGGCATGATTGACGGCGTAATCAATAACGGAAAGAAGGAAGAACCGGTGGAGAAAGCATCGGTTCTGGATCAGCTGAAGGAAAAGCAGGAGGCTGTGCCGCCTGCGCCGCCTCGCAGGTGCTGCGAAGAAAAGGAGTTATAA
- a CDS encoding transposon-transfer assisting family protein encodes MRFTDDEWMLMMLYSPGTRTGLIEELQKMQKSLTGRDRNLRRWTASLLAKLAEMTDAEYEALDLYPDE; translated from the coding sequence ATGCGTTTTACGGATGACGAATGGATGCTCATGATGCTTTACAGCCCTGGCACACGGACAGGGCTGATCGAAGAGCTTCAAAAGATGCAAAAAAGTCTGACGGGCAGAGACAGAAACCTGCGCAGGTGGACGGCCTCGCTGCTTGCAAAACTGGCAGAGATGACGGATGCAGAATATGAGGCACTGGATTTGTATCCGGACGAATAA
- a CDS encoding TnpV protein produces the protein MELNYTKNGDYLIPDIQLSVQEQKPLGKYGRMRRAFLQENNTLLYNHLILTEKLYPHLWEIQETATARMEQMMAELLKANPAPDKKSNQMAWVQHMNMLKAQAEEVILTELINS, from the coding sequence ATGGAGCTGAATTACACGAAGAACGGCGATTACCTGATTCCGGATATCCAGTTGTCGGTGCAGGAACAGAAGCCTCTGGGCAAGTACGGGAGGATGCGCAGAGCGTTCCTGCAGGAGAACAACACGCTGCTGTACAATCACCTTATCCTGACCGAGAAGCTGTATCCGCACCTGTGGGAGATTCAGGAGACCGCGACCGCACGGATGGAGCAGATGATGGCGGAGCTTCTGAAAGCGAATCCGGCACCGGACAAGAAATCGAACCAAATGGCCTGGGTGCAGCACATGAACATGCTGAAAGCGCAGGCAGAGGAAGTCATTCTGACGGAACTTATCAACAGCTAA
- a CDS encoding SNF2-related protein — translation MDGSRGFADYNGRGILLRNYDHDREVRLTWSAVDKRLDRLVENDQYLTALEMEEYRKLEQEYGAPLPMPTAAHVFPPTPPERYDTGNEHVDNMLNTAADVYARSELAAPQRFTVMETDDGYAVWDDIQDGIHVEPDGVSEEFTSEWEAETYRQQLIEKVQEREAKDWLYVEQSKQNLQQDIPFPDVESEEVQESAHAETDPLVLEMQEHASELSRESGYAPDERFVVTMTGENFPDSKDAFAIWDYVKEEYYGYSDGKVQTFADYVSASEALQEIRGRNMEAEKEPATVQPEPAAPVQPDYRVGDTLYLDGKAFTIEKVGLFDVELRDPDSVYPIFRSESKENLARILGHEENVHLHNLVVDLNSGKKEAFRAGHEAKHAENYRINSFHLGEGSPKQKFRANMDAIYTLKALENQHRDATPEEQETLANYVGWGGLADAFDAEKTAWTGEYKELKAALTEEEYAAARASTLNAHYTSPTVIRAIYEALDGMGFEKGNILEPSMGVGNFFGMLPDSMLGSRLYGVELDSITGRIAQKLYPQAEIKVAGFETTDRRDFYDLAVGNVPFGNYRVSDKPYDKLGFSIHNYFFAKALDQVRPGGIVAFVTSRYTMDSKNPDARKYLAQRAELLGAIRLPNNAFRANAGTDVVSDIIFLQKRDHPIDIEPDWVHLGLTSEGITLNSYFVDHPEMVLGEITTESTQYGKEECTVIPIPDEDLGDQLHEAVQHIGGHYEAQELAPEEELSLQGETIPADPNVKNFSYAVVDGDVYFRENSIMRKADLSATATGRIKGMVELRTIVQELIDYQLNDYPEDAIAQKQRELNVAYDRFADQYGLINSRANAQAFSEDSSYYLLCSLENVDENGRLESKADMFTKRTIRPERAVTSVDTPAEALAISIGERGKVDLPYMSELLGTPGEFEKIQQELHGVIFKDPMTQGGEETGWVAADEYLSGNVREKLRVAELAAASDPAFAVNTEYLKKAQPKDLDASEIDVRLGATWVNRDYIQQFMEETFEPPFYLRRNIEVKFSPMTAEWQITGKSTPSRNDVHAYMTYGTSRANAYRILEDTLNLRDIRIYDTVEDADGKQKRVLNKKETTLAQQKQQAIKDAFQNWVWKDPYRRAELVEKYNELFNSTRPREYDGSHIRFGGMNPEIRLREHQQNAIAHVLYGGNTLLAHEVGAGKTFEMAASAMEAKRLGLCQKSMFVVPNHLTLQWANEFLRLYPSAKLLVASKKDFETARRKKFCARIATGDYDAVIIGHSQFEKIPVSAERQERILTVQIDEIENAIAEMKSQNGERFSIKQMEKTRKGLEARLEKLRATDRKDDVITFEQLGVDRLFVDEAHAFKNLFLYTKMRNVAGLSTSEAQKSSDMFMKCQYMDELTGGRGIIFATGTPVSNSMTELYTMMRYLQYGTLQQKGLTHFDSWASTFGETTTAIELAPEGTGYRARTRFAKFFNLPELMNMFKEVADIKTSDQLHLPVPEAKFETVVVQPSEHQQAMVAELSERAAAVHSGVVDPSVDNMLKITSDGRKLGLDQRLMNPLLPDDPNSKLNACVRNVLRIYEEGQSDKLTQLLFCDLSTPKNDGTFNVYEDIRAKLIQSGVPEEEIAFIHDADTEAKKKDLFAKVRTGQVRVLLGSTQKMGAGTNVQDRLVAVHHLDVGWRPADMTQRNGRIIRQGNRNKEVQVYQYVTEGTFDAYLYQTLENKQKFISQIMTSKSPVRSCDDVDEQALSYAEIKALCAGDPQIKEKMDLDVDVARLKVLKADHQSQQYRLEDKLMKYFPAEIEKTQGFIKGFQSDIRTVAAHPLPEEGFCGMEVNGTQFTEKAEAGEAILAVCKANQSLEPVPLGSYRGFKMELSYDSFQKEYQVLLKGEMTHRVPIGTSAAGNIQRLDNALAGIPARLEKAEQQLDNLRSQQEAAQAELGKPFPQEAELAEKSARLAELDALLNMDDRENDDPDRERTTEKPSVLAELRDRAGRIPPMTHRNDEEVAL, via the coding sequence ATGGATGGCAGTCGCGGTTTTGCCGATTATAACGGAAGAGGTATTCTGCTTCGCAATTATGACCATGACCGGGAAGTGCGACTCACATGGTCGGCGGTGGATAAGCGGTTAGACCGGCTTGTGGAAAATGATCAGTACCTGACCGCGCTGGAAATGGAAGAGTATCGGAAGCTGGAGCAGGAATACGGCGCGCCGCTTCCTATGCCGACTGCCGCCCATGTGTTTCCGCCAACGCCACCGGAACGCTACGATACCGGAAATGAGCATGTGGACAACATGCTGAATACGGCTGCGGATGTATATGCCCGGAGTGAACTGGCGGCACCACAGCGGTTTACCGTGATGGAGACAGACGATGGTTATGCGGTCTGGGATGATATTCAGGACGGCATTCATGTGGAGCCGGATGGCGTCAGCGAAGAGTTTACCAGCGAATGGGAGGCAGAGACCTACCGCCAGCAGTTGATTGAAAAAGTTCAGGAACGGGAAGCAAAAGACTGGCTCTATGTTGAACAGAGCAAGCAGAATTTGCAGCAGGACATTCCATTCCCAGATGTGGAATCCGAAGAAGTACAGGAATCGGCTCACGCAGAGACAGATCCTCTGGTACTGGAAATGCAGGAACACGCCAGCGAACTTTCCAGAGAGTCTGGCTATGCACCGGATGAACGGTTTGTGGTCACAATGACCGGCGAGAACTTTCCGGATTCTAAAGATGCGTTTGCCATCTGGGATTATGTCAAAGAAGAGTATTACGGATATTCGGACGGAAAAGTGCAGACATTTGCCGATTATGTGAGTGCATCAGAGGCGTTGCAGGAGATTCGCGGCAGGAACATGGAGGCTGAAAAAGAGCCTGCAACTGTGCAGCCAGAACCCGCAGCTCCGGTGCAGCCGGATTATCGCGTTGGCGATACGCTGTATCTGGACGGAAAGGCATTTACGATTGAAAAAGTCGGGCTTTTCGATGTGGAACTTCGGGACCCGGATTCCGTGTATCCGATCTTCCGCTCGGAAAGCAAGGAAAATCTGGCAAGAATTTTGGGGCATGAGGAAAATGTTCACCTGCACAATCTGGTGGTTGATCTGAATTCTGGAAAAAAAGAAGCGTTCCGGGCAGGGCATGAAGCAAAACATGCGGAGAACTACCGCATCAACAGCTTTCACCTCGGCGAAGGCAGTCCTAAGCAGAAATTCCGTGCCAACATGGATGCCATCTACACGCTGAAAGCCTTAGAAAATCAGCATAGGGATGCGACACCGGAGGAACAGGAAACGCTGGCCAATTATGTCGGCTGGGGTGGGCTGGCAGATGCCTTTGACGCAGAGAAAACTGCCTGGACAGGCGAATATAAGGAGCTGAAAGCAGCTCTTACGGAAGAAGAATATGCCGCAGCCAGGGCTTCGACTCTGAATGCGCATTACACCAGCCCTACCGTGATCCGTGCAATCTATGAGGCATTGGACGGTATGGGATTTGAGAAAGGCAATATTCTGGAACCGTCGATGGGTGTCGGCAACTTCTTCGGTATGCTGCCGGATTCCATGCTGGGAAGCAGACTGTATGGTGTGGAACTGGATTCCATCACCGGGCGCATTGCGCAGAAATTGTATCCGCAGGCAGAAATCAAGGTGGCAGGCTTTGAAACCACCGACCGGCGCGACTTCTATGATCTGGCCGTGGGCAATGTGCCCTTTGGCAACTACCGTGTCAGCGATAAGCCCTATGATAAACTCGGATTTTCTATCCACAACTATTTCTTTGCCAAGGCATTGGATCAGGTTCGTCCCGGTGGCATCGTGGCCTTTGTTACCAGCCGCTACACGATGGATTCCAAGAATCCGGACGCGCGAAAGTATCTGGCGCAACGGGCAGAACTCCTGGGAGCCATTCGACTTCCTAACAACGCATTCCGTGCCAATGCCGGTACAGATGTAGTGTCGGATATCATTTTTCTGCAAAAGAGAGACCATCCAATTGATATCGAACCGGATTGGGTGCATCTGGGGCTGACATCGGAGGGTATTACCCTCAACAGCTATTTTGTTGACCACCCGGAAATGGTGCTGGGTGAGATTACAACGGAAAGTACCCAGTACGGCAAGGAAGAATGTACGGTCATTCCGATTCCGGATGAGGATCTGGGAGACCAGCTGCATGAGGCTGTGCAGCATATCGGCGGTCACTATGAAGCGCAGGAGCTGGCACCGGAGGAAGAACTGTCCTTGCAGGGCGAAACCATTCCGGCAGACCCCAATGTAAAGAACTTCTCCTATGCGGTGGTGGATGGGGATGTCTACTTCCGTGAGAACAGCATCATGCGAAAGGCTGACCTTTCTGCGACAGCCACCGGCAGGATCAAGGGCATGGTGGAGCTTCGTACCATTGTGCAGGAACTGATCGACTATCAGCTGAACGATTATCCGGAGGACGCGATTGCCCAGAAACAGCGGGAACTGAATGTAGCCTATGACCGATTCGCCGATCAGTATGGGCTTATCAACTCCCGTGCAAATGCGCAGGCTTTTTCAGAAGATTCGTCTTATTATCTGCTCTGCTCTCTGGAAAATGTAGATGAAAACGGCAGGCTGGAATCCAAGGCGGATATGTTCACCAAACGGACGATTCGACCGGAACGGGCTGTTACCAGCGTAGATACTCCGGCAGAGGCTCTGGCAATCTCCATCGGAGAGCGCGGCAAAGTGGATTTGCCCTATATGTCGGAGCTTTTAGGTACACCGGGAGAATTTGAAAAAATCCAGCAGGAACTGCATGGTGTCATTTTCAAAGACCCGATGACGCAAGGCGGCGAGGAAACCGGCTGGGTGGCGGCTGATGAATATCTGTCCGGCAATGTCCGGGAAAAACTCCGCGTGGCAGAACTGGCTGCGGCTTCTGACCCTGCCTTTGCGGTAAACACGGAATATTTGAAGAAAGCACAGCCGAAAGACCTGGATGCGTCGGAGATTGATGTGCGCCTTGGTGCCACATGGGTCAATCGGGATTATATCCAGCAGTTTATGGAAGAAACCTTTGAACCGCCGTTCTATCTGCGCAGAAATATTGAAGTGAAATTCTCTCCCATGACGGCAGAATGGCAAATTACCGGCAAGAGTACACCGAGCCGGAATGATGTTCATGCCTATATGACCTACGGCACCAGCCGTGCCAATGCCTACCGAATTCTGGAGGATACGCTGAATCTGCGGGATATTCGTATTTACGATACCGTGGAGGATGCAGACGGCAAGCAGAAGCGGGTTCTGAATAAAAAGGAGACCACCCTCGCCCAGCAGAAACAGCAGGCCATTAAGGATGCGTTCCAGAACTGGGTGTGGAAAGACCCTTATCGCCGCGCGGAACTTGTGGAAAAGTATAACGAGCTGTTCAACAGCACTCGTCCCCGTGAGTATGATGGTTCTCATATCCGCTTTGGCGGCATGAATCCGGAAATCCGGCTGCGGGAACACCAGCAGAATGCCATTGCTCATGTGCTGTACGGCGGCAATACGCTGCTGGCCCACGAAGTGGGTGCCGGTAAGACTTTCGAGATGGCCGCTTCTGCTATGGAGGCAAAACGGCTGGGACTGTGCCAGAAATCCATGTTTGTCGTTCCGAATCATTTGACCCTTCAGTGGGCAAACGAGTTTCTGCGTCTGTATCCGAGTGCAAAATTGCTGGTGGCAAGCAAAAAGGACTTTGAAACTGCCCGCAGAAAGAAGTTCTGCGCACGAATTGCTACTGGTGATTACGATGCAGTCATCATCGGGCATTCCCAGTTTGAGAAAATTCCGGTGTCCGCAGAACGGCAGGAGCGGATTTTGACTGTCCAGATTGATGAAATCGAAAACGCCATTGCTGAGATGAAATCCCAGAATGGCGAACGTTTCTCCATCAAACAGATGGAAAAGACCCGGAAAGGATTGGAGGCGAGATTGGAGAAACTTCGGGCAACCGACCGAAAAGACGATGTGATTACCTTTGAGCAGCTGGGCGTAGACCGACTGTTTGTAGACGAAGCACATGCCTTTAAGAATCTGTTCCTCTACACAAAAATGCGCAATGTTGCAGGCTTGTCCACATCGGAAGCGCAGAAATCTTCGGATATGTTTATGAAGTGCCAATATATGGACGAGTTGACAGGCGGGCGCGGCATCATTTTTGCGACCGGCACCCCGGTTAGCAACAGCATGACGGAGCTTTACACCATGATGCGGTATCTCCAGTACGGCACGTTGCAGCAGAAAGGGCTGACCCATTTCGACAGCTGGGCTTCAACCTTTGGTGAGACCACCACGGCCATTGAACTGGCACCGGAAGGAACCGGATACCGGGCAAGAACAAGATTTGCAAAGTTCTTCAACCTGCCGGAGCTGATGAACATGTTCAAGGAAGTGGCGGATATCAAGACCTCCGATCAGCTGCATCTGCCGGTGCCGGAGGCAAAGTTTGAAACCGTGGTGGTGCAGCCATCGGAGCATCAGCAGGCGATGGTGGCGGAGCTTTCGGAACGGGCGGCGGCTGTGCATTCCGGTGTGGTAGACCCGTCGGTCGATAACATGCTGAAAATCACATCGGACGGCAGAAAACTGGGATTGGATCAGCGGCTGATGAATCCGCTCCTGCCGGATGACCCAAATAGCAAGCTCAACGCCTGTGTGCGGAATGTGCTTCGGATTTATGAGGAAGGACAGTCGGATAAGCTGACCCAGTTGCTGTTCTGCGACCTCAGCACGCCGAAGAACGATGGAACCTTCAATGTCTATGAGGATATCCGCGCCAAACTAATTCAGTCCGGTGTGCCGGAAGAAGAAATCGCATTTATTCATGATGCCGATACTGAGGCAAAAAAGAAAGATTTGTTTGCCAAAGTGCGTACCGGACAGGTACGGGTATTGTTAGGTTCGACACAGAAGATGGGTGCAGGCACGAACGTGCAGGACAGGCTGGTGGCCGTGCATCATCTGGATGTGGGCTGGCGGCCTGCGGACATGACCCAGCGAAATGGTCGTATCATCCGTCAGGGAAACCGAAACAAAGAAGTGCAGGTTTATCAGTATGTGACGGAAGGAACTTTTGATGCCTACCTCTATCAGACACTGGAGAATAAGCAGAAATTTATCAGCCAGATCATGACCAGCAAATCTCCGGTACGTTCCTGTGATGATGTAGATGAGCAGGCTCTTTCCTATGCAGAGATCAAGGCACTTTGTGCCGGAGACCCGCAAATCAAGGAGAAAATGGACTTGGATGTAGATGTTGCAAGGCTGAAAGTATTGAAGGCGGATCATCAGAGCCAGCAGTACCGATTGGAAGATAAATTGATGAAATATTTCCCTGCGGAGATTGAGAAAACGCAAGGGTTCATCAAGGGCTTTCAGTCGGATATTCGGACGGTGGCGGCACATCCGCTGCCGGAAGAGGGGTTCTGCGGTATGGAGGTGAATGGCACACAATTTACTGAAAAAGCCGAGGCCGGTGAAGCAATTCTTGCGGTCTGTAAAGCCAATCAGAGTTTGGAGCCGGTGCCGCTTGGCAGCTATCGTGGTTTCAAGATGGAGTTGTCATATGACAGCTTCCAGAAAGAGTATCAGGTGCTGCTGAAAGGCGAGATGACCCACCGGGTGCCCATCGGCACCAGTGCTGCGGGCAATATCCAGCGTTTGGATAATGCTCTTGCCGGGATTCCTGCAAGGCTGGAGAAGGCGGAACAGCAGCTGGACAATCTTAGGAGCCAGCAGGAAGCTGCGCAGGCCGAGCTTGGAAAGCCGTTCCCCCAGGAGGCAGAACTGGCGGAAAAGAGTGCAAGACTGGCAGAACTGGACGCACTGCTGAATATGGATGACCGTGAAAATGATGATCCAGACCGTGAGAGAACAACGGAAAAGCCGTCTGTCCTGGCAGAGCTGCGTGACCGTGCAGGGCGCATTCCGCCGATGACACATCGAAATGATGAGGAGGTGGCACTATGA
- a CDS encoding plasmid mobilization protein: MSVREHWINVRVNPEELARIREKQKELGIRNTGAYMRKMAMDGYCVNLDLSDVAQVSTLLRRCSNNLNQYAKRANESGSIYAEDIRDLQKRLDELWEMQKLILKRLSGIR; this comes from the coding sequence ATGAGTGTTCGGGAACACTGGATCAATGTCCGGGTAAACCCGGAAGAGCTGGCGAGGATTCGTGAAAAGCAGAAAGAATTGGGGATTCGGAATACCGGTGCCTATATGAGAAAAATGGCGATGGACGGGTACTGCGTAAATCTTGATTTGTCGGATGTGGCGCAGGTATCCACACTTCTTCGCCGATGCAGCAACAACCTGAACCAGTACGCAAAACGCGCCAATGAATCTGGAAGCATCTATGCGGAGGATATCCGGGATTTGCAGAAGCGACTGGATGAACTCTGGGAGATGCAAAAGCTGATCTTAAAGAGGCTTTCTGGTATTCGATGA